Part of the Halorubrum lacusprofundi ATCC 49239 genome, CACTACCATCCTCTTTCCGTACGAACAGTGGGTGGGCTTGCTCAAACAATCGGCTCCTGACACGATCATCTTCCCGAGTGGTTACACGGACCTCCTTACTCGGCCATACCAATGTGAAATTGTTAGCCAACTGCTCCACGAAGAGCCCCTCCTCTTTGAGTCGTTGAAGCTCATCTTCGAAATTAGATTCCACCTGGAAGCCGTTGCTGCCGCTGCTCTTTTGAGCCCATTTTTCCTCTGCCCAGATTGTGAGGAGAGTTTGTTGAGCCTGATCTGCCGATTGGTCTTCTAATCCTGCGATTAGGTCGTCGATCGACTCAAACCGGGTGTCGATACGTTTCGTACGCCCAACGTAGAATTCCGAGACGAGATTTTCAAGCGTCCGTTCTGATTCTGGGACTTTGTCATATTTCTTCCCAAGCAGTAGACCCCAGAACCCATCATCGTTCGAGAGGGGGTCATGTGATGTCATCTCGCTACTCATTCGGTTATCTGAGTAATGTGAAACCAAGTATAAAGAGACTGTCGGACAGGACTACTAATTAGAGGAGTTTCAAAGGACCCTCTTTCTCGACTCCACCACTGCCGTTCAGGAAGTATAGGTCAATCCATTCTTGCCCCTGTTCACGACAGAACACCGGTACGCACGTCGTCGTATGCTCGTAACGCTGTTCACACCGCGTTTCGATCTGTTCCCGCGTCCAGTCACCGTCCTGCTCCAGATCGTACCGGTTTCGGACCTCCCAAGAGTGTTCGTCGGCGGCAGCCTTGAGAACACGTAAGGAGAAATCCCGAGAATCCTTGAACGTGAACGGACCTCTCATCGACTTCGAGTCGGTCAGATCCGTCTCTTCGACACCGTCAAGGCACAGTCGGTTTTCCGCGACAGCCCGGAAGGCTTCGAGTTCAGCAGACTTGCGGACAAGTACGTCGTGCAGATAGTCGTGGACGACGTCGCCATACCCACCCAACGTAAACTCCTGCTCGGGCGAAACGATCTGCAGTTCGGCATCTGTCTGGGTAACTCGCCGTCGCTTCGGTTCGAGAAGCGGACACAGAAATGCGAGCCGATCTGAGTGGAGGAGATACGCGTAACTGAAGAGCCGTGATCTGGACGGCGATTCCTTCACGGGATCGTGACCCTCTGCGTAGTATTTCGAGTCCAGTACAGCCAGTGTCTTGTCACCTTCCTGCAGGGCGTGGTCTGGTTCGTGGTATATCTGCCCTTCACCCTCGAACGGGTTCACCGATGGTGACCGAACGGGTGTCACGTCGTCGAGGTCTCCGAGGTGGTCGTAGGACTTGATGTACGAGAGTTCGCGCTCGATAACGACCTGAGAGTACTGCTCGAACAGCGACTCCATGTTCAGGACGTAGTCCACGACCAGTTCTCGTGGGCCATCACGGAGTTGCTGGCCGAGCGACGACGACATCACTGCCTTGGCGACGTCGAACGCCTTCTGGTAGTACCGTCGTTGCTTTGGAAGGTCGCTCAGTGAGAGGCGTCGATACGCGTCCATCCGGTCCAGCCCGCTGCTGACACCCATACTCTCCAGACGCTCCACTTCGCGGTGTACTTCGGAGAAGATTCGATCGTATGCAGGGTGGTCGTTCTCGTGAGAATTCTGTCGGAAGAGTCGAAGGAGCGTCTTTCCAGCGAAGTGAAGCAGCGAGTTCGCGGCGTTGTCGTACTCGGTCTCGTTGCGGATCCAGTGTGGCTCCAACGTTCCGCGCCCGTGGTTCAACAACGTTTGTTCGACGTCGATTTCCCCCCGCCCATCGAGACTGTCGAGCCGTCTGATGACCAGATCCCGGATGTACCCCTGCCGGTGGATCGTCTCCAAGCCATCCAGGTAGTTGATCGCCAGCACCACGAACACGTCGTCAAGATGGATGTCGTCAGAGAGGAAGTCCTGCAGCGGAATTCCGTGATACTCGATAGATCGGTTCTGGTCGTAGACAGCCAGGAGCATGTCGAAGATGTGTTCCCAGTCGATCTTCGGATCGACCTGCACCTTCGACGACGGCGTGAGGCTCACGACACCGATGATGTCCGTCGCCTCAACGTGGAGTACCTCGTTCTCGTCGCCGTCTACGGTGACCGTCACGACCTCGTACTCCTGATCTGAGTCGAGTGCGGCCTGACTCTTCGTGAAGACACCAGGACTCTCCTGTGTAAATGACGCGCGACGAAGCTGGTCCCCGATGGACGACGGACAGCCCTCTATTCGGATCTCCCCGCGCTCGGGGACATTGAAGGTGTCCTGCCCGTACTCGTAAACTTCGTCAACCGTACTCATTACTCGTAGGAGCCCATCTGGCGTCGTTCCTGTTCGAGTTCCCGTTCGGCGAGCTCTGCTGCCGGCGAGAGATCGAACTCCTCGAACTCACCGTTCATCGCGCGGTAGTGTTCCGCGATGCGCTCGATCTGCGGGAACGCGGCGGCGTTCAGCAATCGCGGAACGATGTACGTCCGGAATGCCTGTCCGACCGCGTCTGTCTGGTCGTACTCGTACTCTCCGCCTTCCCGACAGCCGACGCCGAGGAAGACGGCGACGTCGCGGTAATGCATCGGGCCGAACCGCATAATCGACCCTTGCGACGTCGATTCGTGGCCGTGATTGATACCCTGGTAGTCACGTTCGAACAGCCGGAGAATCTCACTTTCTCCGAGGTCGGTGTGGTCGGTGACGTGCGTGGTGATCCAGTCTTTGAACAGCTGACGGCGCTTGTCCTCCTCGTACTCGTCCAACTCGATCATGGCGAACCGGCGGGTGATGGCGTTATCGAGTTCGTTCACCGTCCGGTCGGACATGTTCATCGTACAGATGATGTTCACCCGCTCGTCCAGCTCAATAGTCTCACCTTCGTCGGTCTCAAAGATGGTTTGGTGTGGGTTCTCGATTGCAGTGTACAGCGGACCAAATATCTTCGATATGTCCGCTCGCGTAATCTCATCGAGGATGACGCCGTATTCGACGTCGAACCGGCGAGCACGCTGAACGGCTTCGGACACGCAGCCGAGTTTCGTTCGGTAGCTTAGTGAGTCGCCGGTGTAGTCCGGACTGATGCCGCCGATGATGTCCGACGGCGTCCACGAGGGAGTGGCAGTGTTGAGGGTGTATCCGATTCCGGTTTCACGAGCGAGTTGCTTAGCAAATGTCGTCTTCCCTGTCCCGGTCGGCCCATACAGGACGACTGGCTTGCCCGCTTCCAGTGCGACCTTCGCGTTCCGCTCAACGTCGTTCGGGACGAGTATCTCTTCGGGCGTTTCGTCGCCGCGGAGACTTACAATACGCTTGAGCCGATCTGACGCCAATGGAGACTCAAGTACGGCCCGTCGGACCTGACCCAGACCACGCTCTCCGTCGTGGACCACGTCGAGTTTTTCGTCCTCAATCAAAAACTCCAGTACGTCTTCGCTCTCCGCGTTCTGGATTGCTTCGACGACGTCGTCGGTTACACGGCGAAGAATTCCGACTTCGTCTTGCGCATCCTCAAGCGTATAGTCGTCCGACGAGTCACTCATTATCGGATACAGGTAGTCCTGAGTATATAAAATCCCGTTCAAGAGCCACGCAGATTCCGATATCCATCTAACCTACCCGGCTGAAACCCTCGAAGAGTTACAGGTTCGCCGCGTAGTTTGGCTGAATGCAGGCCCCTTCAAAATCGCGGTTACTTCGGTTTGTAGAGCAGACGTTTCATTTGGCTCGACGAGTCGTTGCCCGCTACTCTTCGAAGTTCTCAAAAAAGCGGCGCACACTTCACCAGCATATCGTATAGCTCTGTCTCAAGATTCGGAAAAATACGACGTACCGGATGCTTCTTGACGAACTCATCGAGATGTCTCGGGTTCGGAGTACAATCGATCTTGAGGAAATCCCGTCTCCTTCGACATCGTGTAAGGCGTTCAACCATCTTATCATGGCTGGTTCTTCTCAATCTCTCAGTAACGCTTCTCCCGACTAACGGTGTCGTCGGAATCGATGCCTCCGGGTTCGACTGCAGTCACGCCTGAAAACACTATACGGAGCGAACGAAGCTGACGATTCAGCAGTTGAAAGTCACAATTCTCGTGTAGACGAGAGCGAATGACATCCTCAATTTGCACGTGACGACGACCAGAAAATACGACTCGAAGATCGCTCCGCCGCTGATTAAGCGGAACACGAGCCGCTCGCCATTCTGCTCCGAAACTGCTACGAACGACACCGCGAATTCCGGTTGTTGCTCGACGCGTTACGGAAGAGGGCCCGCGGATTCACTTCCCTGACTTGATTCGCCGGTTGGTCCACGAGTACCCGAACGTCTTCCTGAACACGTTCTGCACGCAGGCCGGGCGAACGCGAGCCCGGGAACTGATTGAGGCCGGTCAGACGTCCCGAATCTACGAGGAGAAGCCGTCTGGAAGGACATTATCCGAACGAACGTTCTGTTCAATTTCGTGCAGCAGCTCAAGCATATCGGCGCGCTTGCCGCGGAGACACACAGTCACAGCGGGAAGATCAGTGAGTACGACCCGGCTGCGAAGCCGTGGGTTTTGCGAGACGACCGGTGAGGTAGTGCGGGAGCTCAGAAGCAGTCCGCTCTTTGGTTCCACGTGCAGCTTACTAAGTGAGAAGCCAGGATTGATTCAGGACGAGGGTTTATAACTGGTAGGTTCCTTTGAGCAATCAAGCGACGCCCGAGAATCACCCCGCATCTACAAGCTGACGATGCATAGACCCTCTCTGGCAAAATAATTCGATACCGCAATCCCTGGTATCATAGATCCTTGCTGACGCGAGGCCAGCGCGTCGTCGGACGTCGCGTGCTAGCGGTACGATCAGCAGATAGCACGTGATACCAATGACGTCAGAAATCCCGCCAGAATACGACGATAGCACAGTTCGGCATTATCGCGCCGACGGTGTCCTCACCGTCACGCATGACGACGAAACAAACGAGCATGTCATCAAATCCCGCGGCCGTGATCAGGGTGACAAGTGGACGCGTCGCGTCCCGGCAACCCGGACTACCGTGGACGTAAGCGAGGCCCTATGGAGCATCCCGGACAACTGGACGAAAGTGTACAGGCTCACAGCTGAGTACGGCCATGATAAAGGTATATACCGTATCCCCGAGTCCGGCGACGCGGTCCTCGTGTCGCTATGTCACAAAAACAGCCACATCACTGACGCGAATCACACTGTCGAAGCGGTCGGGAGTATAGCCTGGGATGCTCGTGCAGAAGTTGACGAAGAGGCGCTTGACGATGCTTTCAGCCATCTCAACGGCTGCGCCGATGAGTTCCCCGACGGCGTCCGTGAAGTCCTCCAGTACATCCGTGACAACCCGCGAGAAGCCGTTGCGGACGCTGAAAAGGACGCTGAAATGCACGCGGTAGACTGCGTGACGGATTTGGAGACGATCCCGGTATCCGAGTTTGACGCATTCCGGGTTACCTTCCGGTCCGAGGGGGGAGTCGTGAGTCACCCAGAGTACTCATCTGATAGTGAGGTTATGGAGGCCGTCCGCGAACTCCTCAGCGAGTTCAACGTCGTTCCGCCGTCCCCGCTTGTCTCGGTGACAGTCCGGTAAGACGCGATCGCGTTTTAATTGAGGTAGGGCCTCCGCCACGAGGGTTCGAGTTTGATACGCGCACTAAATCTGGAACCACGACTTTCCCCCGAGTACGTGTTACACTTGGCAGGCTTCGAGACACTCTCTAATTCAGTTTCCGTGTCTGGACTCTTGACACGTCGTGTGAGGGACCTGCCGGCAATTCAGATGTTGAATTTCCGAGCTACTCATCCCTTTGTGGGGCCTCTACAGCGATTCTGTAATTTCCATTGTTGGTCACGCTACTCTGTGGAGCCCCCGACGCAAATATGGATACTAAAGTATTGAATTAACTATTCTGCTGACCCAAGCCCTTTGACCGGCGTATTCGGCATTTTGCACGTCTTTTCTTTTGTTGTCGTGGCTGGTTGGTGCCAGATGTTCGTGTTCTATCTGTGGTCTCGCTCGACTGTGAGGCAGAGTTTTAAAAGTGGGTAGATTCTCAACCTGTTCGGGTCGAACCAATGCAACAGACAAACGCAAGCGTCCGAGTACAGAAGCTCAATGAAGCAAAAGAAATCATCGCAGAGTTAGAAGAACAGAAAGGAATGGAATTAGGCGGGCCGCGAGGTGCGTTGTTCCGTGCTGGTGGCACTGTGGATTCCGGGCACGCCTACAGAGGGCATCTGGAGAAGGCGATGGGAGAAACAGCGGGTCTCGCTATCGAAGGCGGGTACGATGACGTCGCGTCGAAAGCCGCTCACCTCATCGCAAATCTGCAAGAGAGCCAGTCAAGCGACGACTAAGCCGTCGTTCCCACTACTCTTCGTGCGCTGGACTCTTACTGGTAAACCGGAATTTAGAAAATCTGGCTCTGTTGAAACACTCATTACAGTACAGTCGCTGAAACCGATCACCAACAGAGGGTTTCAACAAGGCCATCTAACCGTTTTTACTGGCGTTGAGATACTGGTCTCTTCTGTCCATTATACTAGACATCGTTGCTGGGGCAATATCCAGTTCGTCCTCCACCTCACGATAAGTCGATCCGGCCTCAACCATATGGATGGCTTCGAGTACGATCTCAAATTGCCCGTTCCGATCAGGTACCCATTGTTTGCCCTCGTTATCGAATCGAAATCCGATTGGAGGGCGACCGTGATCGTATCCTTTGTCCACCCGCTCTTGGACAGCCTCGCGTGCGCGCTCAATTTCCTTCTTTTTAGCCTCATGTTCGCTGGCTGCTTGGAGGACTTCGACGGCAGCCTGGACCGGGTCAGAGAGGTCGAGCTCCCCCTCTTCGAAGGTATGGGCTTCAACACCGTATTCACGGAGATCCAGAATGAGCCTCATCGTTTCGTCGAAGTCGCGTGCGAGACGGCGTTTATCGTTGATGACAACCGCATCAATTTCTCCAGATTGGACACGACTACGGGCCTTTTGATACTCCTCTCTGCTCTCATCCCAACCTGACGTTCGCTCGCCGTCGTCGTAGATCCGTTCGAGGGACATCTCGTGTTGATCAGTGTATTCCCGAATGTGGCGCTTTTGACGCTCAATAGAGGTATCTGAGTCCTGTGAGAGTCGAGTGTATCCGATCACCTCAGCCATCGTCTTCACCTCGGGGATCACCGACCGGAACTGCTCCGTACTCGGGGCAGTCAATCCAACCTTGTCCGAATGCCCCGCCCATCCCACTGTCGGGATACCATTCGTGCATCTCTCCACAGACGTTGCACTCTACTAGCGGTGGATTCTGTTCAAGCGCCTCCTGCTCGATGTAGTGATTCCCTTGGTAGGCGTCGCAATGTTCACAGATATTCCCCCAAACCTCTCTCCCCTGGGTCTTACTGTACACCTTTTGAACTGGATACTCACCTGCTTCCGCTAGCTTCTCACCTACGTCACTATTCAGGTGCCCCTCCTCTGGCCAAACAACGGGTGTCTCCCGTTCACACTTCCAGCATTCGGTATCCCATTCAAGGACGTCAACATCACTCATTGACAACAGTCACCTCCAATGTGTTCCCCGACTTGACTTTCCATTCTAGTCGTTGGCCATCCAAGGCCATCGCTTCCGCGATACCCTTCGGAACAGTGACCTTGTACTGTCCATTCGCCCCCTGGCTGACTCTTGTTTTTGGCATCTCTGTATAGGCCTTTAGATAGGCCTATATTTAGTACTAACCCGTGTTTTCGAGAAACCGGGGTTTCTCGAACAAGTGTGGTTGGCAGTAGATTCGTTAGACTGTACCCTCCCAAAGGGTGTGTCATAGGACAATTCTCACAGCGTTTTTTCTGACCCAATCGCTTTGAACTACCCATTCACTATGTGTGCGAAACAATCTGGTTGTGGGGTTCACGTACCAGGTCCGGAATTGAAACACTCCCAGCAAGGGTCCATGCATGCCAATCCCCCTGATCAACCAAAACGCTATTACCCAATACACGAATTATGTATTGTATGTCGAAGGCTACCGGCGGACCCGAACGAACGGTCAACGGCCTGCTGTCGGTTGCCCGGCTCCTCGAAGAGCCACGGTTGGCACGCCTCTACACGTTTGTTCTCCGTAACGAGGAGGTCACAATCGACGACATCGCTGACGAGTTAGACATGCCACGGACAACCGCCTACTCGGATACCGGGACTCTCGTCGATCTCGGGGCCCTCACACGAGACGACGACCAGAAGACACACACGTACGGTGCCATTCCGATTACCCTCACCGCGACGCTTGACGGCGACGAGTACACCGTCACACCAACGCTCATCGCCGCGTTCGGTCGTTCCCCCCACGATCAGGATCTCGATCTGCTCCTTGAGCGACACGACCTCGGGAAACTGGCTGCCGCGCTCACCTATGCGGTTCCGTACGCGGATGGAGAGATGTCCGAGCGAGTTGCGGCCCGTGAACTTGACCTCCAGTACGCATTCGGCATCGCAGTGCTACAGGCACTCCGTGATGTCGTTCTCAATATGGAGTCGGTTGACCCATACTTCGGGGACATTCAGGATGCACGCGAGCAGGGTCCAAGTTCTGAGGACTGAGCAATGGATGAGGAACGGTTGCCACTCAACGATGTCGATGATGCGGTCGCGTGGGTCGGTGATTCGGGCTTGTTCATCGCGTGTGGCCGCCAGCAGAACAACAAGTATACTGCGCTCGAACGGTTTGCTCGCCGCCACGACATCACGTTCGTGATTCCACAGCGCGTTTACGAGGAGCTTGGTGGTGCCCCCGACCGGAGCACACCTGGACAGACACCAATCAATAGCGCAATCGACGCCGGCTGGGTCACAGTTGCAGACGACCCAGACTACACGAACAGC contains:
- a CDS encoding 5-methylcytosine restriction system specificity protein McrC → MSTVDEVYEYGQDTFNVPERGEIRIEGCPSSIGDQLRRASFTQESPGVFTKSQAALDSDQEYEVVTVTVDGDENEVLHVEATDIIGVVSLTPSSKVQVDPKIDWEHIFDMLLAVYDQNRSIEYHGIPLQDFLSDDIHLDDVFVVLAINYLDGLETIHRQGYIRDLVIRRLDSLDGRGEIDVEQTLLNHGRGTLEPHWIRNETEYDNAANSLLHFAGKTLLRLFRQNSHENDHPAYDRIFSEVHREVERLESMGVSSGLDRMDAYRRLSLSDLPKQRRYYQKAFDVAKAVMSSSLGQQLRDGPRELVVDYVLNMESLFEQYSQVVIERELSYIKSYDHLGDLDDVTPVRSPSVNPFEGEGQIYHEPDHALQEGDKTLAVLDSKYYAEGHDPVKESPSRSRLFSYAYLLHSDRLAFLCPLLEPKRRRVTQTDAELQIVSPEQEFTLGGYGDVVHDYLHDVLVRKSAELEAFRAVAENRLCLDGVEETDLTDSKSMRGPFTFKDSRDFSLRVLKAAADEHSWEVRNRYDLEQDGDWTREQIETRCEQRYEHTTTCVPVFCREQGQEWIDLYFLNGSGGVEKEGPLKLL
- a CDS encoding AAA family ATPase, with amino-acid sequence MSDSSDDYTLEDAQDEVGILRRVTDDVVEAIQNAESEDVLEFLIEDEKLDVVHDGERGLGQVRRAVLESPLASDRLKRIVSLRGDETPEEILVPNDVERNAKVALEAGKPVVLYGPTGTGKTTFAKQLARETGIGYTLNTATPSWTPSDIIGGISPDYTGDSLSYRTKLGCVSEAVQRARRFDVEYGVILDEITRADISKIFGPLYTAIENPHQTIFETDEGETIELDERVNIICTMNMSDRTVNELDNAITRRFAMIELDEYEEDKRRQLFKDWITTHVTDHTDLGESEILRLFERDYQGINHGHESTSQGSIMRFGPMHYRDVAVFLGVGCREGGEYEYDQTDAVGQAFRTYIVPRLLNAAAFPQIERIAEHYRAMNGEFEEFDLSPAAELAERELEQERRQMGSYE
- a CDS encoding recombinase family protein; the protein is MAEVIGYTRLSQDSDTSIERQKRHIREYTDQHEMSLERIYDDGERTSGWDESREEYQKARSRVQSGEIDAVVINDKRRLARDFDETMRLILDLREYGVEAHTFEEGELDLSDPVQAAVEVLQAASEHEAKKKEIERAREAVQERVDKGYDHGRPPIGFRFDNEGKQWVPDRNGQFEIVLEAIHMVEAGSTYREVEDELDIAPATMSSIMDRRDQYLNASKNG
- a CDS encoding DUF7437 domain-containing protein; its protein translation is MSKATGGPERTVNGLLSVARLLEEPRLARLYTFVLRNEEVTIDDIADELDMPRTTAYSDTGTLVDLGALTRDDDQKTHTYGAIPITLTATLDGDEYTVTPTLIAAFGRSPHDQDLDLLLERHDLGKLAAALTYAVPYADGEMSERVAARELDLQYAFGIAVLQALRDVVLNMESVDPYFGDIQDAREQGPSSED